The following are encoded together in the Pedobacter steynii genome:
- a CDS encoding RNA polymerase sigma factor, whose amino-acid sequence MEHLWHLVQKGDATAFGDIYDLHWETIYHTIYWRVCDEDIAKDLLQDIFISLWEKRESILITGSIEAYLRVMARNRVINHFKSESIRQGHTNAAGYHLPSSTYSTEELLAAKEMNEHYQRSITQLPEKMREIYILSREKGLDIEQISLHLSLSPQTVKNQLTAATKKIRAVLAPFMQNPDTDSRRFAIFFFVCA is encoded by the coding sequence ATGGAGCATTTATGGCATTTAGTCCAAAAAGGTGATGCCACCGCTTTTGGGGATATATATGATCTCCATTGGGAAACTATTTATCATACCATATACTGGCGTGTATGTGATGAAGATATAGCCAAAGACCTGCTTCAAGACATTTTCATATCTCTTTGGGAAAAGCGGGAATCCATTCTTATTACCGGAAGCATTGAGGCCTATCTCAGAGTTATGGCCCGCAACCGGGTAATTAATCATTTTAAATCAGAATCTATCCGGCAAGGACACACCAATGCCGCCGGCTATCATCTGCCAAGCTCCACCTATTCAACAGAAGAACTACTGGCAGCAAAGGAAATGAACGAACATTATCAGAGAAGTATCACACAACTGCCTGAAAAAATGCGTGAAATCTATATTTTAAGCCGGGAGAAAGGGCTTGATATTGAACAAATTTCACTTCATCTTTCCCTCTCACCCCAGACCGTAAAAAATCAACTTACGGCTGCCACAAAAAAAATAAGGGCAGTATTAGCCCCTTTTATGCAAAATCCCGATACGGATTCCAGACGGTTTGCTATCTTCTTTTTTGTTTGCGCATAA
- a CDS encoding trypsin-like serine protease — protein MKKAILAFIAIGFIVLNSNKPCSAQQFWIVGGQEASEGQFPWIGDMRIPDGHFCGAALIHPRWAITAGHCVDTSVIPLAGTTIRFNSVNTINALNPGGGVEAEVKAFFPHQLFSLTTANPAGGYDIGLVLLKQPVTSITPISLPATSDMATVYQTGAPVKMAGWGVKDTFSGDISFNMKWCNTKVYDHNICDSLTTAIYNTSLSNNVFCAGYKAGEVQAGSAAGDSGGPVWIEQPGGGKKIIGVVSGGFDETTLQDEPGLFTKLAAYRPWIDSVMNANDPATSISQLSWNGEEIKVGSDGSNINLILGDLKTGNVMVRLYNIEGKIAYHVAIANPSFKSYLINTTGMPQGVYLLRISDKDGKSFTRKLVNATR, from the coding sequence ATGAAAAAAGCAATTTTAGCGTTTATCGCGATAGGGTTTATAGTACTCAATAGCAACAAGCCTTGTTCTGCACAACAATTCTGGATTGTTGGTGGTCAGGAAGCCAGTGAGGGCCAGTTCCCCTGGATCGGAGACATGAGAATTCCTGACGGGCATTTTTGCGGTGCGGCGCTAATTCATCCCAGGTGGGCCATTACAGCAGGGCACTGTGTAGATACCTCTGTAATCCCTCTTGCCGGCACGACCATCAGGTTCAATAGTGTTAACACAATTAACGCACTCAATCCGGGCGGAGGTGTAGAAGCAGAAGTAAAAGCATTTTTCCCGCATCAGCTTTTCAGTCTGACCACAGCAAACCCAGCAGGAGGTTATGATATCGGCCTGGTATTGCTTAAGCAACCGGTAACTTCGATTACCCCGATCAGCCTGCCTGCAACCAGCGACATGGCAACAGTCTACCAAACCGGAGCACCGGTAAAAATGGCTGGCTGGGGTGTCAAAGACACTTTTTCGGGAGATATATCCTTCAACATGAAATGGTGTAATACAAAAGTATATGACCATAATATCTGTGACAGCCTTACCACGGCTATTTATAATACGAGTTTGAGTAATAATGTTTTTTGTGCAGGTTATAAAGCAGGTGAAGTCCAGGCCGGCTCGGCAGCAGGAGATAGCGGTGGTCCGGTATGGATAGAACAGCCGGGAGGTGGTAAAAAGATAATCGGCGTAGTAAGTGGTGGCTTTGACGAAACAACCCTTCAGGACGAACCGGGACTATTTACCAAGCTGGCCGCTTACCGCCCCTGGATTGATTCCGTAATGAATGCCAATGATCCGGCAACGTCTATAAGCCAATTAAGTTGGAACGGGGAAGAGATAAAGGTGGGTAGTGACGGCAGCAACATCAACCTTATTTTAGGGGACCTGAAGACGGGCAATGTAATGGTGCGCTTATACAATATCGAAGGCAAAATAGCTTACCACGTTGCTATTGCCAACCCTTCATTTAAAAGCTACCTGATCAATACAACCGGTATGCCGCAAGGCGTTTACCTGTTACGTATTTCGGACAAAGATGGGAAAAGCTTCACCAGGAAATTAGTCAATGCTACGCGATGA
- a CDS encoding META domain-containing protein, whose amino-acid sequence MLLLCLHLSAAGQSKTVVKEQITGIFWQVVSFEDTIPSRASGQKMGITLMNNNKMSGFALCNNISGTYSLKPARGILHFKNMNMTWRGCAGAVRAEYHFLNALKITTHYRLSKDTLVLYAGNRRMMSLLKQQGQ is encoded by the coding sequence ATGCTGCTCTTATGTCTTCATTTATCTGCCGCAGGGCAATCCAAGACGGTAGTAAAAGAACAGATAACCGGCATATTCTGGCAGGTTGTTTCATTCGAAGACACAATTCCCTCCAGGGCGTCCGGGCAAAAGATGGGTATAACCCTAATGAATAACAACAAAATGTCCGGCTTCGCGCTTTGTAATAATATTTCCGGTACTTATTCCCTAAAACCCGCCCGGGGAATACTTCATTTTAAAAACATGAACATGACCTGGAGAGGTTGTGCCGGTGCGGTGCGGGCCGAGTACCACTTTTTAAATGCGCTGAAAATTACCACCCATTACCGCCTATCAAAAGATACGCTCGTATTATATGCTGGTAATAGAAGAATGATGTCACTATTAAAACAACAGGGCCAGTAG